The following are encoded in a window of Cyprinus carpio isolate SPL01 unplaced genomic scaffold, ASM1834038v1 S000006625, whole genome shotgun sequence genomic DNA:
- the LOC109088445 gene encoding mitogen-activated protein kinase kinase kinase 2-like isoform X2, giving the protein MKLSDTYPKSRMPRALSYPDNHQEFPEYDIPVFEKTGKGGTYPRRFPISFGLHDYSDGRKTFPRARRTQAHGFRSPVSFSPTEQQSPSTSSGSSIFTPELEEPGRRRRGSDIEPSSNPTLSVMDISPPSRSPRAPTNWRLGKLLGQGAFGRVFLCYDADTGRELAVKQVQFDPDSPETSKEVSALECEIQLLKNLFHERIVQYYGCLRDTHERTLSIFMEYMPGGSIKDQLKSYGALTENVTRKYTRQILEGVCYLHSNMIVHRDIKGANILRDSAGNVKLGDFGASRRLQTICLSGTGIKSVTGTPYWMSPEVISGEGYGRKADIWSIGCTVVEMLTQRPPWAEYEAMAAIFKIATQPTNPTLPPHVSDHCRDFLKRIFVETKQRPAAEDLLRHTFVH; this is encoded by the exons atgaagctgag TGATACCTATCCTAAATCCCGTATGCCTCGAGCCCTGAGCTACCCTGATAACCATCAAGAGTTCCCTG AGTACGATATACCAGTGTTTGAAAAAACAGGGAAGGGAGGAACCTATCCTAGGCGATTTCCCATCTCGTTTGGTCTGCACGACTACAGCGATG GGCGAAAGACCTTTCCCAGGGCGCGGCGGACTCAGGCTCATGGTTTTCGTTCTCCAGTGAGTTTCAGTCCAACAGAGCAGCAGAGCCCCAGTACTAGCAGTGGGAGCAGCATCTTCACTCCTGAGCTAGAGGAACCAGGGCGCAGACGCCGCGGCAGCGACATAGAGCCCAGCTCTAACCCCACTCTCTCAGTCATGGACATCAGCCCTCCAAGCCGCT CCCCTCGGGCTCCCACAAACTGGCGTCTAGGGAAGCTTTTGGGGCAAGGAGCATTCGGGCGAGTGTTTTTATGCTACGATGCTGACACTGGCAGAGAACTGGCTGTTAAACAGGTGCAGTTTGACCCGGATAGCCCAGAAACCAGCAAG GAGGTGAGCGCTCTGGAGTGTGAAATTCAGCTGCTGAAAAATCTATTCCATGAGCGCATAGTTCAGTACTATGGCTGCTTGCGGGACACACATGAAAGAACTCTTTCCATTTTTATGGAGTACATGCCTGGG GGCTCCATTAAAGACCAGCTGAAGTCTTATGGTGCTCTGACGGAGAACGTCACACGTAAATATACACGGCAGATACTAGAAGGCGTGTGCTACCTGCATAGTAACATGATCGTCCATAGAGATATCAAAG GTGCCAATATCCTTCGGGACTCCGCAGGAAATGTGAAGCTGGGTGACTTTGGAGCGAGTCGGCGGCTCCAGACCATCTGCCTGTCCGGAACGGGCATTAAGTCAGTGACAGGTACACCTTACTGGATGAGCCCAGAGGTCATCAGCGGAGAGGGGTATGGCAGGAAAGCTGATATCTG GAGCATCGGCTGCACCGTGGTGGAGATGTTGACTCAGCGGCCACCCTGGGCGGAGTACGAAGCAATGGCAGCCATTTTTAAAATCGCCACACAGCCCACCAACCCCACTCTGCCACCTCACGTGTCGGACCACTGCCGCGATTTCCTTAAACGGATTTTTGTGGAGACTAAACAGCGTCCAGCTGCTGAGGACCTATTACGGCACACTTTCGTCCACTAG
- the LOC109088445 gene encoding mitogen-activated protein kinase kinase kinase 2-like isoform X1 translates to MLDPLSMSSPENSASGSCPSLDSPLDSDTYPKSRMPRALSYPDNHQEFPEYDIPVFEKTGKGGTYPRRFPISFGLHDYSDGRKTFPRARRTQAHGFRSPVSFSPTEQQSPSTSSGSSIFTPELEEPGRRRRGSDIEPSSNPTLSVMDISPPSRSPRAPTNWRLGKLLGQGAFGRVFLCYDADTGRELAVKQVQFDPDSPETSKEVSALECEIQLLKNLFHERIVQYYGCLRDTHERTLSIFMEYMPGGSIKDQLKSYGALTENVTRKYTRQILEGVCYLHSNMIVHRDIKGANILRDSAGNVKLGDFGASRRLQTICLSGTGIKSVTGTPYWMSPEVISGEGYGRKADIWSIGCTVVEMLTQRPPWAEYEAMAAIFKIATQPTNPTLPPHVSDHCRDFLKRIFVETKQRPAAEDLLRHTFVH, encoded by the exons ATGCTGGACCCTCTGTCTATGAGCAGTCCAGAGAATTCAGCTTCAGGGAGCTGTCCTTCACTGGACAGTCCACTTGATAG TGATACCTATCCTAAATCCCGTATGCCTCGAGCCCTGAGCTACCCTGATAACCATCAAGAGTTCCCTG AGTACGATATACCAGTGTTTGAAAAAACAGGGAAGGGAGGAACCTATCCTAGGCGATTTCCCATCTCGTTTGGTCTGCACGACTACAGCGATG GGCGAAAGACCTTTCCCAGGGCGCGGCGGACTCAGGCTCATGGTTTTCGTTCTCCAGTGAGTTTCAGTCCAACAGAGCAGCAGAGCCCCAGTACTAGCAGTGGGAGCAGCATCTTCACTCCTGAGCTAGAGGAACCAGGGCGCAGACGCCGCGGCAGCGACATAGAGCCCAGCTCTAACCCCACTCTCTCAGTCATGGACATCAGCCCTCCAAGCCGCT CCCCTCGGGCTCCCACAAACTGGCGTCTAGGGAAGCTTTTGGGGCAAGGAGCATTCGGGCGAGTGTTTTTATGCTACGATGCTGACACTGGCAGAGAACTGGCTGTTAAACAGGTGCAGTTTGACCCGGATAGCCCAGAAACCAGCAAG GAGGTGAGCGCTCTGGAGTGTGAAATTCAGCTGCTGAAAAATCTATTCCATGAGCGCATAGTTCAGTACTATGGCTGCTTGCGGGACACACATGAAAGAACTCTTTCCATTTTTATGGAGTACATGCCTGGG GGCTCCATTAAAGACCAGCTGAAGTCTTATGGTGCTCTGACGGAGAACGTCACACGTAAATATACACGGCAGATACTAGAAGGCGTGTGCTACCTGCATAGTAACATGATCGTCCATAGAGATATCAAAG GTGCCAATATCCTTCGGGACTCCGCAGGAAATGTGAAGCTGGGTGACTTTGGAGCGAGTCGGCGGCTCCAGACCATCTGCCTGTCCGGAACGGGCATTAAGTCAGTGACAGGTACACCTTACTGGATGAGCCCAGAGGTCATCAGCGGAGAGGGGTATGGCAGGAAAGCTGATATCTG GAGCATCGGCTGCACCGTGGTGGAGATGTTGACTCAGCGGCCACCCTGGGCGGAGTACGAAGCAATGGCAGCCATTTTTAAAATCGCCACACAGCCCACCAACCCCACTCTGCCACCTCACGTGTCGGACCACTGCCGCGATTTCCTTAAACGGATTTTTGTGGAGACTAAACAGCGTCCAGCTGCTGAGGACCTATTACGGCACACTTTCGTCCACTAG